The DNA window CTCTAACAAATGGTGAATTCACAGGGTTTACAAGCTTGGAGATTCACTTAAACTACCAGCTAAGCAGAGATCAATAGCCTTCTCTCTTTAGAATTCTTGCTCTGCAGAATCATGGCTAGACTAGACATCTCTTTCATTATCAAGAGTTGCATATAAcaacattatattaaaaattatgcgTGACATTCAGTTCTACACAGTGTACATAAAAGTAGAACCTGCTcaagtttatgtttttctaCATCTAATTTCATTCAGCATTTAGTTTTCTCTCAATGAACCATATGATCTTTTGCACATGGAAATCAACTCATTAGGCCCAGTAGCTTccaattgtggaattgaaaaacaagattttacCCAATTCCTTGAAAAGGGCATGCCAAGTATTCAATGCCACTCCAACACTTAGAAACAAGAAAGCATGTGCCCCTTAGCTCATTGATCAATGCAAGTTACAAGAGCCAAGGAACCTAACATAGTTACCCTTCCACAACAATCGAACTATGATAGGTCAACGAGCTCAAACATGCAATAAAGGATGAGTGCCAAGCCAATTACCATCTTGTCTGTCTCGTACCGACCAGCATATCCAACACCAGACTTCCGATGTTGACCAGCCCAAAATACTTCAGCACCCAAGGACAAGTGAGGGGTCACACTCTGCATTATGAAGATccaataaacaaaataacaatgagcaaaacaattaaaatgcagCTGGAGAGGAGGGAGAAGAGGTGTAGGCATTTGTAAGGTATTGAGAATCACAAAAGATAATGATAACTAACACCACcagtgattgaaaaaaaaaactagctatATAAACTGTTTTAAGAGAAACAGTGCATTCTGAATCATAGCAACTAAATTATGGAGCTCGTTGCCAAGAACGATCATATATCCAAACATATTGTTGAAGTTATGCTCTGGTTATTCATTGAGAATGACCCTTTGGCTTATTAACTACTCACTCACAATCACAACGATTACAAATTCATATATCATTCTACTAACAGAAATTGTTGTTACCTGAATGTAACTGGCACCAAATAAGGCACCATTTCCTAGTTGCAACTGGCTCCTGTAGTCTTTACCCTGTATGAAGTAAATCATATCATTATAAACAGGGAAAAAAGCATGATCATTTCATCTTTAAGATGCTTGACACTAATACAGATGCTTAAGGTAACAAAAATGTCTGCCACACCAACTTTCATTGTTTGTGAGGGAGAATGAATATGGAAAGATATGTGCACATTTACATGGTAAAGAGAGCTTCACCTTGTAATCAAAGTTCAACATGACATGAGACATGTGAGGCTCGTTTGTGAGCTGCACAAAAAGAATATGACAGAAGTTAAAAAGCTTACATGCTTGTCCATAAACTTTGCTCACattacccaaaaaaacaaaaaacaaaaaaacaggggTAGGGAAGAAAAGAAGTCCAAAGATAAGGTGAAATGAGCAAATATTTTACCTGAGCATTAGCCTTCAAGGCAAGATCATCAGTCAAATCACACTTCACTCTTGCATTTAGTCTCCCATCAGTCAACACCCTCCCAATAAGCATTGTCTGCAGAGACCCCATAAAGACACTTAATTGAAATTATGATATGATAACCCCCCAGAGGATCCATTAGTAAATGATTTGGAAAGGAAAATATGGCTGTGACAGCCCACCCTTTGGTCTATAAAGTTAGCACCAAACTCGTAGTGAGCAGTCGGGATTTTGATGGCTTCCGAAGATTGAGAAGGAATTTCCATTGGCCCCATCATTACACTGAGAGATGGTGAAAAATAAGAGCCAGGCTccagaagaaaaaatgaattaagCTGTTTGGAAAGAATTTGAAGCATAAAGAAGCCAAAACTACCTGTGACTCAGTGAAAATTTCTGATTCAGTCCTTTGGTAAAATCAAAACGCATCCCCTCAAAATATTCAGGCTTTAAAGACACTGCATAaacatttttatgaaattaaagtcaaacatattaaaaaggAGAGAATTCTCCAGCCTAAACTTCTAAAATGAAATGCATTTCCACAACATACACAATATGATTCAACAACTAAATATTTAAGTGACTATAACAAACACATAACATTCAGCATGTATGTGACACTCTAAAGGAATCAGTCCCAAAGCTTAAAGCATACTGCTCTTTCCACACAGGATTTGCTAGCACAATTGGCCTATGAGAGCACCATGAATGTAAAAGTTTCAAAAGCCAGTCTCTCGATAGCACCAAGAACTAGCCAAGACCTGCTCTTTGTTAAAACAGCAATCTAGTTCATACCAAATTCAATCATAAATCCAGAATCagacaactttaaaaaaaaaatctgaaataaaaataaaaaggttagtTTCTTTTTCCACTTTTGACAAAACTAACCACAATATCATTGCAAGAATTACAATTGAAAGACATTTAAACATCAAAATCCATTAAATTTCACAACCCAAAAACACTTCAAATCTCAAACTCACACAATCCCACTTCACTTCCCACACAAAACTCTCAACACAAGACCAAAAACCCATATTTAAATCACCTCAACAACAAgaaataaccaataaaaaaaaccaaactttaCAAACCAAATGCCCCAAAAAAGACCAGCCAAAACTTAAGCCTATTAGGGTTTCACGGTCAGATTAAATCactaaacaacaaaaacaaaaacccatatCAATAAACAGATCAAAAGACgaatacagagagagagagagagagattggaaCTGAACTGAGTGCTTCACGATGGAGTTCTTCGTATGGAATTGGA is part of the Populus trichocarpa isolate Nisqually-1 chromosome 7, P.trichocarpa_v4.1, whole genome shotgun sequence genome and encodes:
- the LOC7497762 gene encoding mitochondrial import receptor subunit TOM40-1 — protein: MAGFVPPGTTLLGNEATSAAAKKVNEVHKNVDYMNLPCPIPYEELHREALMSLKPEYFEGMRFDFTKGLNQKFSLSHSVMMGPMEIPSQSSEAIKIPTAHYEFGANFIDQRTMLIGRVLTDGRLNARVKCDLTDDLALKANAQLTNEPHMSHVMLNFDYKGKDYRSQLQLGNGALFGASYIQSVTPHLSLGAEVFWAGQHRKSGVGYAGRYETDKMVAAGQVASTGLMALSYVQKVSEKVSLATDFMYNYLSRDVTVSVGYDYALRQARLRGKIDSNGCTSAFLEERLNMGLNFILSAELDHKKKDYKFGFGLTVG